TTCAATCATTACTTCATCGTGTTCATCGATAAATCCGATAGCTCCGTCACCCGGTGCGAAAGCAGTTAATTGTTTACCGTTTTTAATTAATTGAACACGTACACATTTACGAATAGCAGAGTTAGGTTGTTTTGCTTCTATCCCTACTTTTTCGATTACAATACCTCTAGCTTGAGGAGCTCCTTCGAGAGGGTCCGCTTTAACATCTAATCTTAAAGCTCTTCTTTTGTAATCTACATCTTTCCACTTAAAATTTTGTCTATTCCTTTTAAGTTTTTTTGCAGCAAAAAGTCCTGGCATAATATTTCCTCTAATCTTTTTGTTAAAAATATATCTAAGAATCCACCGCTGCGATTTATACTATAGTCTATAGTACAATCTAAATTCAAAGATATTAATCAGTAATAATAATTTATTAGATAAAAAAACTAATTATCTAAAAAAAAGATATCTTGAAATAAAATTCAAAACATTGACAAAAAGCACACATAGTCAAGTTATAAAAAGTACAGATATCTTATAATAAAATATATATTTCAACCTTTATAAAGGTATGTTTTTTTGGGAAAAATTTATTTCGCACCAATCCACTGGTTTAGATGAGGAACCCTGTTTAAAACAGCCAACATTCCCCAAGAAAGAATTAATGTAATTATTGGTAAAATTACCATTAAAATAGAATGTTTTACATGATTTGTCAGCATTATAATCATAATATTCAATATAAATTGGTGTGTCAAATAAATTCCATAACTGTACTTTGCTATTGAAAATACTGATCTTTTGAAAAGTGAATCCGGGTTGTTTAAAAATCCGAAATTCAGATTCAACTGATTGAAATTTTTAAATATACAAAATATTGCTGCAACTTCAATGGCATAAAGTATTGCATACCTGTGGAAAACAAAGAATGTTGTGCCTTTTGAAAAGAAATAACTGAAACCCATCAATGCAACAGCAGATGCCAAAAAGATTGCAATTGCCCAATAGATGCTGTTGAATATCTTACGGTCAGTATGCCTTAAATAATATCCCAGTACAACAAGACCTATAGGACTTGCGAAGAAATTCAGTTTAATTATGAAATCAGTCTTAAGGGTATATG
This region of uncultured Methanobrevibacter sp. genomic DNA includes:
- a CDS encoding 30S ribosomal protein S12, with product MPGLFAAKKLKRNRQNFKWKDVDYKRRALRLDVKADPLEGAPQARGIVIEKVGIEAKQPNSAIRKCVRVQLIKNGKQLTAFAPGDGAIGFIDEHDEVMIE